Proteins from a single region of Psychrobacter sp. JCM 18902:
- the rlmD gene encoding 23S rRNA (uracil(1939)-C(5))-methyltransferase RlmD produces MQPTDSKTSTTSDVTPPTSETQTITIPPNKKKSKPSSKTRRRLKDAEPLPFTIDGLSHDGRGVAVYGNGFGVDDGHIEEKHGKKVFVSFALPGESALVKITNSRASFEEGEAVSITANPNSERAVPPCPHFGVCGGCNLQHWQPDGQINFKQSVLAEMLIHQASVTPDNWLAPVVGDRLGYRTKARLGVRYVTKKETALVGFRERSSNFLAELNECHILDPRIGFEIENLKTLISTLESRNKIAQLELAMGEEMPELPDGNQPVALIVRNLEPLSDADIEKLKVFFAARNWQLYLQSKGADSIQRIALTEDDDMSQQFGRLYYQLPEYDLTFEFIPTDFTQVNLSVNRQMTKLACDLLDLKAGERVLDLFSGLGNFSLPLARLVGETGSVVGVEGSEAMTARAADNARRNGINNTEFYSQDLTQDCTDKPWANQGFDALLIDPPRSGAWEIMQYLPKFNAERIVYVSCNPATLARDTKALLEQGYRLTHAGVMDMFCHTGHVESIARFEKVAV; encoded by the coding sequence ATGCAACCCACCGATTCAAAAACGTCTACAACCTCTGATGTTACGCCACCAACGAGCGAGACCCAAACGATTACTATTCCGCCTAATAAGAAAAAATCTAAACCCTCATCAAAGACACGCCGCCGCCTAAAGGATGCAGAACCTCTGCCCTTCACCATTGATGGTTTGTCGCATGATGGTCGCGGCGTTGCCGTTTATGGCAATGGCTTTGGCGTAGATGACGGTCATATCGAGGAAAAACATGGCAAAAAAGTCTTTGTCAGCTTTGCCTTGCCGGGTGAAAGTGCCTTGGTCAAAATAACCAATAGCCGTGCCAGCTTTGAAGAAGGCGAGGCTGTCAGTATTACTGCCAACCCAAATTCTGAACGTGCCGTACCGCCCTGCCCACATTTTGGAGTGTGTGGTGGCTGTAATTTGCAACACTGGCAGCCAGACGGTCAAATCAACTTTAAGCAATCTGTATTGGCTGAAATGCTGATACACCAAGCCAGTGTCACGCCTGATAACTGGCTTGCTCCAGTGGTTGGTGATCGTCTTGGTTATCGTACCAAAGCACGATTGGGTGTGCGTTATGTCACCAAAAAAGAAACCGCGCTTGTCGGCTTTCGTGAGCGCTCAAGTAACTTTTTGGCAGAATTAAATGAGTGTCATATTTTAGATCCAAGAATTGGTTTTGAGATTGAAAACTTAAAAACACTGATTAGTACGCTAGAGAGCCGTAACAAGATTGCTCAGCTTGAGTTGGCCATGGGTGAGGAAATGCCTGAGCTGCCAGATGGCAATCAGCCCGTTGCCCTTATCGTACGCAACTTGGAGCCGTTATCAGACGCTGATATAGAAAAGCTAAAAGTGTTTTTTGCCGCACGCAACTGGCAGCTATATTTGCAGTCTAAAGGTGCGGATAGTATCCAGCGTATTGCATTGACTGAAGATGATGACATGAGCCAGCAATTTGGTCGTTTGTATTACCAATTGCCAGAATACGATTTGACTTTCGAGTTTATCCCGACAGATTTTACCCAAGTGAACCTGTCCGTTAATCGTCAAATGACCAAGCTTGCTTGCGATTTGTTAGACTTAAAAGCAGGTGAACGCGTACTTGATTTATTCAGTGGTCTAGGCAACTTTAGCTTGCCACTTGCGCGCCTCGTTGGTGAGACAGGTTCTGTGGTTGGTGTTGAAGGCAGCGAAGCGATGACCGCACGTGCAGCCGATAACGCACGTCGTAATGGCATCAATAATACAGAATTTTATAGCCAAGATTTGACGCAAGACTGTACTGATAAACCTTGGGCAAATCAGGGCTTTGATGCGCTATTGATCGACCCGCCGCGTTCTGGTGCTTGGGAAATTATGCAGTACTTGCCGAAATTTAACGCTGAGCGAATCGTTTATGTCTCTTGCAACCCTGCAACCCTCGCCCGTGATACAAAAGCATTATTAGAGCAAGGCTATCGTCTGACTCATGCTGGCGTAATGGACATGTTCTGTCATACCGGTCATGTTGAGTCCATCGCTCGTTTTGAAAAAGTAGC
- a CDS encoding 3'-5' exonuclease, whose product MSQALPSDPILVFDIETVADTDAARRIYPQLAELNDADALSALTALRIQEAGHDFMRLPLQRVVCISALYIKDGKFSLFSLTADKFSEKDILAKFFRAFSDLEKLPQLISWNGSGFDIPVLIYRAMQYDLSAPWLFEEGERIKNMRFDNYVNRFHTRHLDLMDRFSQYGASRREAMDIVASLYGLPGKTAVDGSMVGELVSTNDWQTLSIYCESDVMNTWLIYLRWLRLTGQLSSQDFDAWQQQSYDYLVKYTQADGHARHQDFIADWSSAPTS is encoded by the coding sequence ATGTCACAAGCTCTACCATCCGACCCTATATTGGTCTTTGATATCGAAACTGTCGCTGATACCGATGCGGCGCGCCGTATCTATCCGCAATTGGCAGAGTTGAATGATGCAGATGCATTGAGCGCACTCACAGCGCTTCGAATACAAGAAGCTGGGCATGATTTTATGCGCTTGCCACTGCAGCGTGTCGTCTGTATCTCAGCGTTATATATCAAAGATGGCAAGTTTTCGTTGTTCTCATTGACCGCTGATAAATTCAGTGAAAAAGATATCCTTGCCAAATTTTTTCGGGCATTTAGTGACCTTGAAAAACTGCCTCAGCTTATTAGTTGGAATGGCTCAGGTTTTGATATTCCTGTACTGATATATCGGGCTATGCAATACGATTTATCAGCGCCATGGTTATTTGAAGAAGGCGAGCGCATCAAAAATATGCGCTTTGATAATTACGTCAATCGCTTCCACACGCGTCACCTTGATTTGATGGACAGGTTTAGCCAGTATGGTGCCAGCCGCCGCGAAGCCATGGATATTGTCGCAAGCTTATATGGTCTACCGGGTAAAACAGCTGTCGACGGTAGTATGGTTGGTGAGCTTGTCAGCACTAATGACTGGCAAACGCTGTCTATTTATTGCGAGTCTGATGTCATGAATACATGGCTAATCTATTTGCGCTGGTTGCGTTTAACTGGACAGTTATCCTCACAAGATTTTGACGCTTGGCAGCAGCAGAGCTATGACTATTTAGTAAAATATACCCAAGCGGATGGTCATGCTCGCCATCAAGACTTCATCGCTGATTGGTCATCTGCGCCCACATCATAA
- the cysM gene encoding cysteine synthase CysM: MSAMAISNPNFITQVTKLADCVGQTPLVKLQRLPKQEQLTNGAALLAKLEGNNPAGSVKDRPAFNMIYQAEQRGDIKAGDMLIEATSGNTGIALAMVAAMRGYPITLLMPTNSTQERKDAMIAYGATLIEVDEGMEAARDLALQMQANGKGIVLDQFNNPDNSQAHYLTTGPELWAQTAGKITHFISSMGTTGTITGVSQYLKEQNPDIKIIGLQPDEEASIAGIRRWPAAYMPGIFNADLVDEIMDVDQRIAEVYMRKLAKTEGIFAGVSSGAAAWAAVQVAKENPDAVIAFIVCDRGDRYLSTGLYNIDDNSIDDSNVDR, translated from the coding sequence ATGTCCGCAATGGCTATCTCCAACCCTAATTTCATTACTCAAGTCACCAAACTTGCTGATTGCGTCGGTCAGACGCCATTGGTTAAATTACAGCGCTTACCTAAGCAAGAGCAGCTGACCAATGGTGCTGCATTACTAGCCAAGCTTGAAGGTAACAATCCAGCGGGCTCTGTTAAAGATCGTCCTGCTTTTAATATGATTTATCAGGCAGAACAGCGCGGTGACATCAAAGCGGGCGACATGCTGATTGAAGCCACGAGTGGCAACACTGGTATCGCGTTAGCCATGGTCGCGGCGATGCGTGGCTATCCGATAACGCTACTGATGCCAACCAATTCAACTCAAGAGCGCAAAGATGCCATGATTGCGTATGGTGCGACGTTAATCGAGGTAGACGAAGGCATGGAAGCCGCACGCGATTTGGCACTGCAAATGCAAGCAAATGGCAAAGGCATCGTATTGGATCAGTTTAATAACCCTGATAACAGTCAAGCCCATTACCTGACCACAGGGCCTGAACTATGGGCGCAAACGGCAGGAAAAATCACTCATTTTATTAGCTCAATGGGCACCACTGGTACTATTACCGGTGTATCGCAATATCTCAAAGAACAAAATCCAGATATCAAAATTATCGGACTACAGCCTGATGAAGAAGCTTCGATTGCTGGTATTCGCCGCTGGCCTGCAGCTTACATGCCGGGTATCTTTAACGCAGATTTGGTTGATGAAATCATGGATGTGGATCAGCGTATCGCGGAAGTTTATATGCGCAAACTGGCGAAAACCGAAGGTATTTTCGCGGGCGTTTCATCAGGTGCTGCAGCATGGGCTGCCGTACAAGTCGCTAAAGAAAACCCTGATGCCGTCATCGCCTTTATTGTCTGTGATCGCGGCGATCGTTATTTGTCGACGGGTTTATACAATATTGATGACAACAGTATTGACGACAGCAATGTCGATCGATAA
- a CDS encoding ATP-binding protein, translating to MASKKRFDTSSAYGQLIILVFLPICILAAVGGILVFYETMRASNSEQEVLAEAVLIRYTPAIAELIPELLAQERQQADGEPNADGEVRANDATQTTITKLEEIQDKLGRMQSEQHVQRIAIINESNQVLAAVGYALNEAWPAIDTKKNFLSQQPTPIGTAYGSVLGEFEGQKLWLLVDMDNEPLYIARYRIAMALVITGLFTILILLLSLNIYSKRWIAPIYELRLQLQRTHVDNLYQPIPVESDGELNLLQQDLVKTLRRLHRSFQELKDHAEQTEDDLRLAFDEMEMQNISIRNARDAAISTSQAKSAFLANISHELRTPLNSIDGFINLLARHGELNPEQDLYVQTIRKSSAHLLALVNDVLDFSKIEAGKLVLDRHEFDLYDTIYDVVDMLSPVSAEKGLRMAVLFYNDVPMRINGDALRLKQVLTNIVGNAIKFTDSGDVVVRVSLDDHRDNYLMISVQDSGKGISLADQKMLFQSFSQGDPSITRQYGGTGLGLVISKQLTRLMGGDIGFHDNAQENIANQGATFWFRMPAHVDVLEAATGQTIELPVLAPLASETDEFNVLVWINHTASIQVLKASLQYLPIKLTQANSLPGVLESLKEHGNYWDWVIVDDDTQDDMMALLKQIRLHYQGKLAVFGYQVAADQALLNRYHANILYEPLDKRQLYAMLDTQNRSTKKSVQEPRWTGVTVLAVDDHLPNLLVLDALLSELGIQVITASSGFDAIEIISKQQTKNIKTAKSDKQSLSNKTQISKAETRDEVNKKSNSTLYEEVNTDDKVAIQDKGHIDLIFMDIQMPRMSGHEAARQIRNIENDDSRIPIIALTAHGLADERDKLIASGINDYVGKPISQPQLLQVLQKWLGRTTTMPQLTALPDTNLHSTDVHNTDVQVIDLSKDNSHSTDLQNREAETYSTWPSDSTTIAYPMVKGDENNRHSGSNTINQPKITRPLSLKKIRDNYLRDSQPREDYRRETPRDTQPRYENLRLHKQGQSPLLKPSETPINSAHDGVATPTDSHTYAQETKGWDSSHHHLSHHSLEANEGDGFAILDWQDALTRSANKPDLAAKLIIMMLDTINDEKQALTQAWDTRDRSMLAQIAHRILGGSRYTGVPQLRQASQDLEDKCLLNVQHTTPAQFAMLEPYYAALITALNNLQALDLSAYPQLNYHRLSENDMTWKMI from the coding sequence ATGGCATCCAAAAAACGTTTTGATACTAGCAGTGCGTATGGCCAGTTGATTATATTGGTGTTCCTACCCATTTGCATCTTGGCAGCGGTGGGCGGTATTTTGGTCTTTTATGAGACCATGCGTGCCAGCAATTCCGAACAAGAAGTATTGGCGGAGGCGGTGCTGATTCGTTATACCCCAGCGATTGCAGAGCTAATCCCTGAGCTGTTAGCGCAAGAGCGCCAGCAAGCAGACGGCGAACCCAATGCGGATGGCGAAGTCAGAGCAAATGATGCCACTCAAACGACCATCACGAAGCTTGAGGAAATACAAGATAAGCTGGGTCGTATGCAGTCCGAGCAACATGTACAGCGTATTGCGATCATCAATGAAAGCAATCAAGTACTCGCCGCAGTCGGTTATGCACTGAACGAAGCATGGCCTGCAATAGACACAAAAAAGAATTTTTTATCGCAGCAACCAACGCCTATTGGAACCGCTTATGGCAGTGTGTTAGGGGAGTTTGAAGGACAAAAACTGTGGCTACTCGTCGATATGGACAATGAACCACTCTACATCGCCCGCTACCGTATCGCCATGGCGTTAGTGATTACCGGCTTGTTCACTATTTTGATTTTATTGCTGAGTTTAAATATTTATTCAAAGCGCTGGATAGCACCAATTTATGAGCTACGTTTGCAGTTGCAGCGTACCCATGTCGACAATCTGTATCAGCCTATTCCCGTTGAGTCAGATGGTGAGCTGAACTTATTGCAGCAAGACTTGGTCAAAACTTTGCGCCGCCTGCATAGAAGCTTTCAGGAATTAAAAGACCATGCCGAGCAAACCGAGGATGATTTGCGCCTTGCGTTTGATGAGATGGAAATGCAAAACATCTCTATTCGTAATGCACGTGATGCGGCAATTTCAACCAGCCAAGCAAAATCGGCATTTTTGGCCAATATTAGCCACGAGCTGCGCACGCCATTAAACAGTATCGATGGCTTTATCAATTTGCTGGCAAGGCATGGCGAACTAAATCCTGAACAAGATTTATACGTGCAAACCATACGTAAGTCATCAGCACACTTGCTTGCCTTGGTTAACGATGTTTTGGATTTCTCTAAGATTGAAGCGGGCAAGCTGGTACTTGACCGTCATGAGTTTGACCTTTATGACACCATTTATGACGTGGTCGATATGCTTTCACCTGTATCCGCAGAAAAAGGTCTGCGCATGGCGGTGCTGTTTTATAATGATGTGCCGATGCGTATTAATGGCGATGCCCTGCGCCTCAAGCAAGTATTGACCAATATCGTCGGCAATGCGATTAAATTTACCGATAGTGGCGACGTGGTGGTGCGCGTCAGCTTAGATGACCATCGTGATAATTATCTCATGATCAGTGTGCAAGACAGCGGTAAGGGCATCTCTTTAGCCGATCAAAAGATGCTGTTCCAAAGCTTTAGCCAAGGCGACCCTTCAATCACTCGTCAGTATGGCGGCACAGGGTTGGGGCTCGTTATCTCCAAGCAATTAACGCGGCTGATGGGCGGTGATATTGGCTTTCATGATAATGCTCAAGAGAATATTGCCAATCAGGGCGCAACGTTTTGGTTTCGGATGCCAGCACATGTCGATGTATTGGAAGCGGCTACAGGACAGACGATTGAGCTACCGGTCTTGGCTCCATTGGCGAGTGAGACCGATGAGTTTAATGTATTGGTATGGATCAATCATACCGCCTCTATCCAAGTGCTCAAAGCCAGCTTGCAATATTTGCCGATTAAATTGACCCAAGCCAACTCCTTACCGGGCGTACTTGAGTCATTAAAAGAGCATGGTAATTATTGGGATTGGGTCATCGTCGATGATGATACCCAAGACGATATGATGGCATTACTCAAACAAATTCGTCTGCATTATCAAGGTAAGCTTGCGGTATTTGGCTATCAAGTTGCTGCCGATCAAGCATTATTAAATCGTTATCATGCCAATATTTTGTATGAGCCTTTAGACAAAAGACAGCTTTATGCCATGCTCGACACCCAAAACCGCAGTACCAAAAAAAGCGTGCAAGAACCGCGCTGGACAGGGGTGACGGTTCTGGCAGTCGACGATCATCTGCCCAATTTGTTGGTGCTGGATGCATTGCTCAGTGAGCTTGGTATTCAGGTCATCACAGCGAGTAGTGGTTTTGACGCCATAGAAATTATCAGTAAACAACAAACCAAAAATATTAAAACCGCGAAAAGTGATAAGCAAAGTCTGTCGAATAAAACGCAAATCTCTAAAGCTGAAACGCGCGATGAGGTAAACAAGAAATCAAATAGTACGCTTTATGAAGAGGTGAATACCGACGATAAAGTCGCTATTCAGGATAAAGGTCATATTGATCTAATATTTATGGACATCCAAATGCCGCGTATGTCAGGGCATGAAGCCGCAAGACAAATTCGCAATATTGAAAATGATGATAGCCGTATCCCGATTATTGCGTTGACTGCCCATGGTTTGGCTGATGAGCGAGACAAACTGATCGCTAGTGGCATTAATGACTATGTAGGTAAACCCATTAGCCAGCCTCAGTTATTACAAGTGCTGCAAAAATGGCTTGGACGTACAACGACAATGCCGCAGTTAACAGCGTTGCCTGATACCAATCTGCACAGTACGGATGTGCACAATACTGATGTGCAGGTTATCGATTTGTCAAAAGATAACTCACACTCTACTGATTTACAGAATAGGGAGGCTGAAACGTATTCAACGTGGCCATCAGACTCTACAACCATTGCTTATCCTATGGTGAAAGGTGATGAAAATAACCGTCATAGCGGTTCTAATACAATCAATCAGCCAAAAATAACGCGTCCTTTATCATTGAAGAAAATTCGTGATAACTACTTGCGAGACAGCCAACCACGCGAGGACTATAGACGCGAAACACCGCGTGACACCCAGCCACGCTATGAGAACTTGCGCTTACATAAACAAGGACAGTCGCCACTATTAAAGCCATCGGAAACACCGATAAATAGTGCTCACGATGGAGTGGCAACGCCTACAGATTCCCACACATATGCGCAAGAAACGAAGGGTTGGGACAGCAGTCACCACCATTTAAGCCATCACTCTTTGGAGGCTAACGAAGGTGATGGGTTTGCTATTTTAGATTGGCAAGACGCGTTGACCCGCTCAGCGAATAAGCCCGACTTGGCAGCCAAGCTTATCATTATGATGCTTGATACTATTAATGATGAAAAGCAAGCGCTAACGCAAGCGTGGGATACCCGTGATCGCAGTATGCTAGCGCAAATTGCCCATCGCATCTTAGGCGGCAGTCGTTATACTGGTGTGCCGCAATTACGTCAGGCCAGTCAAGACCTAGAAGATAAATGCTTGCTGAATGTTCAACATACTACACCTGCGCAGTTTGCCATGCTTGAGCCATATTATGCCGCATTAATAACAGCGTTAAATAACTTGCAGGCGCTGGATTTGTCAGCCTATCCTCAGCTCAATTATCATCGTTTGAGTGAAAATGATATGACGTGGAAAATGATTTAG
- a CDS encoding crotonase/enoyl-CoA hydratase family protein, translated as MNAIATYQYETLQVSMTDNILTVTLNRPHKKNAMSFKVVKELIAVAERIGKDKTIRAVILNGAEGTFCAGIDLGDLNHPKNQAFAVWELIKPWQSSFQRVCLVWRDVPVPVIAVLEGYCIGAGLQLALACDVRISHPDCKLSIMEAKWGLVPDMGLTQSAFGVVREDVLKELAMSARIVIASEGKALGLVSHCSEAPLEQAQKLAAEFAERSPDAVLASKRVVNAMFQQPATTLYKEKVWQLKMMLGRNRKLALRKAKQASTAFGKRQFR; from the coding sequence ATGAACGCGATTGCTACTTACCAATATGAAACCTTACAAGTTAGTATGACCGACAATATACTCACGGTAACCTTGAATCGCCCACACAAAAAAAATGCCATGAGCTTTAAAGTGGTGAAAGAATTGATAGCTGTCGCAGAACGCATTGGTAAAGACAAAACGATACGTGCGGTGATTCTAAATGGTGCTGAAGGCACGTTTTGTGCAGGCATCGACTTGGGTGATTTGAATCATCCAAAAAATCAAGCGTTCGCCGTTTGGGAGCTGATAAAGCCATGGCAGAGTTCATTCCAGCGTGTTTGTCTGGTATGGCGCGATGTGCCTGTACCGGTCATTGCCGTACTAGAAGGCTATTGTATTGGTGCAGGTCTTCAGCTAGCGCTGGCTTGCGATGTGCGTATCAGTCATCCAGATTGCAAACTGTCTATTATGGAAGCTAAGTGGGGGCTGGTACCTGACATGGGTTTGACGCAATCGGCGTTTGGCGTGGTACGTGAAGATGTGCTAAAAGAGCTTGCCATGAGTGCGCGTATCGTGATTGCCAGTGAGGGCAAAGCATTGGGTCTTGTCAGCCATTGCAGTGAAGCGCCACTTGAGCAGGCGCAAAAGCTCGCTGCTGAATTTGCAGAGCGCTCTCCTGATGCGGTGTTGGCGAGTAAGCGAGTGGTCAACGCTATGTTCCAGCAGCCAGCCACTACTTTATATAAAGAAAAAGTATGGCAGCTTAAAATGATGCTCGGTCGTAATCGCAAGCTTGCGTTAAGAAAAGCCAAGCAAGCCAGTACGGCATTTGGTAAGCGCCAGTTCCGCTAA
- a CDS encoding multidrug effflux MFS transporter, translated as MSAPKSSLPNRPVASERVRSADLPVAWIMMLGLIVAVGPLSIDMYLPALPSMADDFGVSTAFMANSVPAYFLGLVFGQLFYGPFSDRVGRVKPLYIGMTLYVIASIVCATTNNEYVLFVGRTMQALGACVGAVVTRAAIRDRLTAKQTAKAFSIMILVMGLAPILAPSLGALFLQFFSWHSIFWFLAAFGTLNLLLTKFFFFETLTEENRNVRPAREVLSQYWDLLKDPTFNYPAIGGGLLMGAMFVYISSASELIMDTYGVSATHFAWLFGMNAAGFVGLTQLNQWLTNRFRILSILRFGAMMQVISAGVLFIIGLFLGTDAWLPLVLACIFFCIAGLGLTQPNASAIALAFQKRRAGMASALQGSLMFSVGIFGGLLLNLFPVNPVLKIGIAMFALMSLGCFLIWQIDRNLNLDDAE; from the coding sequence ATGTCTGCTCCAAAATCCTCTCTACCCAATCGACCCGTTGCTTCTGAGCGCGTACGCTCTGCTGATTTGCCTGTTGCATGGATTATGATGCTTGGACTTATTGTGGCAGTGGGGCCATTGTCTATTGATATGTATCTGCCTGCATTACCATCGATGGCAGATGACTTTGGCGTATCCACAGCCTTTATGGCCAATTCTGTTCCTGCCTATTTTTTAGGCTTGGTATTTGGCCAGTTATTTTATGGACCATTTAGTGATCGTGTTGGTCGTGTTAAGCCTTTATATATCGGTATGACGCTATATGTCATCGCCTCCATTGTTTGTGCGACTACTAATAACGAGTATGTATTGTTTGTTGGGCGGACGATGCAAGCGCTTGGTGCGTGTGTTGGCGCGGTGGTCACTCGTGCCGCGATTCGCGATCGATTGACTGCTAAGCAAACCGCAAAAGCCTTTTCTATTATGATTTTGGTGATGGGTTTAGCGCCGATATTAGCCCCATCGCTTGGTGCGCTATTTCTACAGTTTTTTAGCTGGCACTCTATTTTTTGGTTTTTGGCTGCTTTTGGCACGTTGAATTTATTACTCACAAAGTTTTTCTTCTTTGAAACGTTGACGGAAGAAAATCGTAATGTACGTCCTGCAAGAGAAGTACTGAGTCAATACTGGGACTTATTAAAAGACCCGACGTTCAATTATCCAGCGATTGGTGGCGGCCTGCTGATGGGGGCGATGTTTGTTTATATCAGTTCAGCCTCTGAGCTGATTATGGATACCTATGGGGTATCCGCAACCCACTTCGCTTGGCTATTTGGGATGAATGCTGCTGGTTTTGTGGGTTTGACTCAGCTGAATCAGTGGCTTACCAATCGCTTTCGTATTTTGAGTATTTTGCGCTTTGGTGCGATGATGCAGGTTATTTCTGCAGGCGTGCTATTCATAATAGGTCTATTTTTGGGTACTGATGCTTGGCTTCCACTGGTGCTGGCTTGTATTTTCTTCTGTATCGCAGGCTTAGGTCTTACTCAGCCAAATGCTTCTGCTATTGCGCTGGCCTTTCAAAAACGCCGAGCGGGCATGGCAAGTGCGCTACAAGGCTCGCTCATGTTTTCAGTCGGTATCTTTGGTGGATTATTATTAAACCTATTTCCAGTTAATCCCGTACTCAAAATTGGTATTGCGATGTTCGCTTTAATGAGTCTTGGCTGTTTTTTAATTTGGCAGATAGATCGTAATTTAAATTTGGACGATGCGGAGTAA